The Saccharomonospora glauca K62 genome has a segment encoding these proteins:
- a CDS encoding bifunctional acetate--CoA ligase family protein/GNAT family N-acetyltransferase produces MVSTGDVSPDVSGGEKGRDPFDYPRHWEADVVLADGRTVHLRPIVPTDADRIVALHARLSERTRYLRYFGAYPRIPARDLKRFTTVDHHDRVAFVALLGDDIVAVGRYERVSESSAEVAFVVDDAHQGRGLGSILLEHLAAAASECGLRRFVAEVLAENVAMTRVFRDAGYQVSREFEEGLLHLEFDIDPTDESLAVARAREQAAEARSVHNLLHPRSVAVIGASTDPTKIGYAVLSNLLAADFAGPVYPVNPEHVSVRGVRAYKSVLEIPDPVDLAVVAVPADQVESVLDGALAKGVQTLVIVSAGFAESGPHGLHAELRLVGEARAHGMRVVGPNALGVLNTDPKVRLNATLAPRLPRRGRTGFFCQSGALGIAILADAEARGLGLSTFVSAGNRADVSGNDLLQYWETDPHTDVVLLYLESFGNPRKFARLARRLARTKPVVAVKSGRHAVRPQLAATSTDIDESSVQTLFEQAGVVRVDTLAQLFDTALVFANQPLPAGPRIGIVGNSSAIALLAADTARAQGLRLGIEPVDVGSQASPEKFAAAVGEALASPEVDALVVVFVPPVAIPGTAYARALRETVTATPTTPEKPIVSTFLAAEGVPDELAVTDEDGTVVFGSIPSYPSPERAVNALARVVRYAEWRRRPQGSLVRPEGLHVERAQTLVRELTEDRNVVLHVDDMVRLLDCYGIDVVAFRVVSDVDEAVAAAEELGFPVTLKAFDDSLRDRPDLAGVRLDLSTPESVRVAYRDLREVSGRDEVYVQRMAPKGLSCAIGLQDDPSFGTLVSFGLSGVVSTLLGDQAFRAVPLTDVDAATLVREPRTAPLLTGYRGDEPADLAALQDLVLRVSALAEDHPEVRSLSLDPVLASPEGAFVTNARIVLGPPPSRPDTGPRRLRQIVTPAESEPSGQKPDGSTA; encoded by the coding sequence ATGGTCTCGACGGGCGATGTCTCCCCTGACGTGAGTGGTGGTGAGAAGGGGCGCGATCCGTTCGACTATCCCCGGCACTGGGAGGCCGACGTGGTGCTGGCGGACGGCCGCACCGTGCACCTGAGGCCGATCGTGCCCACGGACGCCGACCGCATCGTGGCCCTGCACGCGCGGCTGTCCGAACGCACTCGCTATCTGCGGTACTTCGGGGCGTATCCGAGGATTCCCGCGCGCGACCTGAAGCGCTTCACGACGGTGGACCACCACGACCGAGTGGCGTTCGTGGCGTTGCTGGGCGACGACATCGTGGCGGTCGGGCGCTACGAGCGGGTCAGCGAGTCCTCGGCGGAGGTGGCGTTCGTGGTGGACGACGCCCACCAGGGACGCGGGCTGGGTTCGATCCTGCTCGAACATCTCGCCGCGGCGGCGTCGGAGTGCGGGCTGCGTCGGTTCGTGGCCGAGGTGTTGGCCGAGAACGTGGCGATGACGCGGGTGTTCCGCGACGCGGGCTACCAGGTGAGCCGTGAGTTCGAAGAAGGGCTGCTGCACCTGGAGTTCGACATCGACCCCACCGACGAGTCGCTTGCGGTGGCGCGGGCCAGGGAGCAGGCGGCGGAGGCACGCAGCGTGCACAACCTGCTGCATCCTCGTTCGGTCGCGGTGATCGGGGCCTCCACCGACCCCACCAAGATCGGCTACGCGGTGTTGTCGAACTTGCTGGCGGCGGACTTCGCGGGCCCGGTGTACCCGGTGAACCCCGAGCACGTGTCGGTGCGGGGCGTGCGGGCGTACAAGTCCGTGTTGGAGATCCCCGACCCGGTCGATCTCGCGGTGGTGGCGGTCCCGGCGGACCAGGTGGAGTCGGTCCTCGACGGCGCCCTGGCCAAGGGCGTGCAGACACTGGTGATCGTCTCGGCCGGGTTCGCCGAGTCCGGCCCGCACGGTCTGCACGCCGAGCTGCGGCTGGTGGGGGAGGCCAGGGCCCACGGCATGCGGGTGGTGGGTCCCAACGCGCTCGGGGTGCTCAACACCGACCCGAAGGTGCGGTTGAACGCCACGCTGGCGCCCCGGCTGCCCCGGCGGGGTCGCACGGGGTTCTTCTGCCAGTCGGGTGCGCTGGGAATCGCGATCCTCGCCGACGCGGAGGCACGGGGGCTGGGGCTGTCGACGTTCGTCTCGGCGGGCAACCGCGCCGACGTCTCCGGCAACGACTTGCTGCAGTACTGGGAGACCGACCCGCACACCGATGTCGTGCTGCTGTACCTGGAGTCGTTCGGCAACCCGCGGAAGTTCGCGCGGCTCGCCCGGAGACTGGCTCGCACCAAGCCCGTGGTGGCGGTGAAGTCGGGGCGGCACGCGGTGCGCCCGCAGTTGGCGGCGACGTCCACCGACATCGACGAGTCGAGCGTGCAGACCTTGTTCGAACAGGCCGGCGTGGTGCGGGTGGACACGCTGGCGCAGTTGTTCGACACGGCCCTGGTGTTCGCCAACCAACCACTGCCGGCGGGCCCGCGCATCGGCATCGTGGGGAACTCCTCGGCGATCGCCCTGCTCGCCGCCGACACGGCGAGGGCGCAGGGGCTGCGCCTGGGCATCGAGCCGGTGGACGTGGGGTCGCAGGCGTCGCCGGAGAAGTTCGCCGCCGCGGTGGGGGAGGCGCTCGCGTCGCCGGAGGTGGATGCCCTCGTCGTCGTGTTCGTCCCTCCGGTCGCGATTCCGGGGACCGCGTACGCGCGCGCGTTGCGGGAGACGGTGACGGCCACGCCCACCACACCGGAGAAACCCATCGTCTCCACGTTCCTCGCGGCGGAGGGCGTGCCGGACGAGTTGGCGGTCACCGACGAGGACGGCACCGTGGTGTTCGGTTCCATCCCGTCGTACCCGAGCCCGGAGCGAGCGGTGAACGCGTTGGCGAGGGTGGTGCGTTACGCCGAGTGGCGGCGACGTCCGCAGGGCAGCTTGGTGCGCCCCGAGGGGCTGCACGTCGAGCGGGCCCAGACCTTGGTGCGGGAGCTGACCGAGGACCGCAACGTGGTGTTGCATGTGGACGACATGGTGCGGTTGCTCGACTGCTACGGCATCGACGTCGTGGCGTTCCGAGTGGTGTCCGATGTGGATGAAGCAGTGGCCGCGGCGGAGGAGCTCGGCTTCCCCGTGACCCTCAAGGCCTTCGACGACAGCCTTCGGGACCGGCCCGACCTCGCGGGGGTGCGGTTGGATCTTTCGACCCCGGAGTCGGTGCGGGTGGCCTACCGGGATCTGCGTGAGGTCTCGGGGCGCGACGAGGTGTACGTGCAGCGCATGGCGCCCAAGGGGTTGTCCTGCGCGATCGGGCTCCAGGACGACCCCTCCTTCGGCACCTTGGTGTCGTTCGGGTTGTCGGGGGTGGTGAGCACCCTGCTCGGCGATCAGGCGTTCCGGGCGGTTCCGTTGACGGACGTGGACGCCGCGACGCTGGTGCGGGAGCCGCGCACCGCGCCGCTGCTCACCGGTTACCGCGGCGACGAGCCCGCCGACCTGGCCGCCCTCCAGGATTTGGTGCTGCGGGTCTCGGCCCTGGCCGAGGACCACCCGGAGGTGCGGTCGTTGTCGTTGGACCCCGTGCTCGCCTCACCGGAGGGCGCGTTCGTCACCAACGCGCGTATCGTGCTCGGCCCGCCGCCGTCGCGGCCCGACACCGGACCGCGACGGTTGCGACAGATCGTGACTCCCGCCGAGTCCGAGCCCTCGGGTCAAAAACCCGACGGGTCGACGGCGTAG
- a CDS encoding acetoin utilization protein AcuC, which yields MSSSAVVWDPALLAYNLGNDHPFNPVRLDLTIRLATALGVLDDVPFLVPEPAEAEELYRAHSAEYVEAVKQAPMAGWDVGHGLGTPDNPVFTDMHEASSLVVGSTLLGARRIAEGRARRAVNIAGGLHHAMRARASGFCVYNDCAVAISWLLDHGFDRIAYVDTDVHHGDGVQAAFYGDPRVLTISLHQHPFTLFPGTGYSGETGEGEAEGCAVNLPLPPATKDSGWFRAFHAVVPSVLAAFRPQILVTQCGVDSHEEDPLADLSLTVDGHRAIYRTLRELADTFAEGRWLAVGGGGYQLIRVVPRSWTHLLATVLDRDVDPTTPLPREWTEYVLALAPTAEIPARMTDGPDGAEPTFARWGDGMDDAVDIAVRDTRRAVFPLHGLDPDDPRD from the coding sequence ATGTCCAGCTCGGCCGTTGTCTGGGACCCCGCCCTCCTCGCCTACAACCTGGGCAACGACCATCCGTTCAATCCGGTCCGCCTCGACCTCACGATTCGGCTCGCCACCGCGCTCGGGGTGCTGGACGACGTGCCGTTCCTCGTGCCGGAGCCCGCCGAGGCGGAGGAGTTGTACCGGGCGCACTCCGCGGAGTACGTCGAGGCGGTCAAACAGGCACCCATGGCCGGCTGGGACGTGGGCCACGGGCTCGGCACGCCGGACAACCCGGTGTTCACCGACATGCACGAGGCGTCGTCGCTCGTGGTCGGGTCCACGCTGCTGGGCGCGCGCCGGATCGCCGAGGGCAGAGCGCGGCGCGCGGTGAACATCGCGGGCGGGCTGCATCACGCCATGCGTGCCCGAGCCTCGGGTTTCTGCGTCTACAACGACTGCGCGGTGGCGATCTCGTGGTTGCTCGACCACGGTTTCGACCGCATCGCCTACGTCGACACGGACGTGCATCACGGCGACGGCGTCCAGGCCGCCTTCTACGGGGACCCGCGGGTGCTCACGATCTCGCTGCACCAGCACCCGTTCACGTTGTTCCCCGGCACCGGCTACTCGGGCGAGACGGGTGAGGGCGAGGCCGAGGGCTGCGCGGTGAACCTCCCACTGCCGCCCGCGACGAAAGACTCCGGGTGGTTTCGTGCCTTCCACGCGGTGGTGCCGTCCGTGCTCGCCGCGTTCCGGCCGCAGATCCTGGTGACGCAGTGCGGCGTGGACTCCCATGAGGAGGACCCGTTGGCGGATCTGTCGCTGACCGTGGACGGCCACCGCGCCATCTATCGGACGTTGCGGGAACTCGCGGACACCTTCGCGGAGGGGCGGTGGTTGGCCGTGGGGGGCGGCGGCTACCAGTTGATCAGAGTGGTGCCTCGGTCATGGACACATCTGCTGGCGACGGTGTTGGATCGCGATGTGGACCCGACGACCCCACTGCCGAGGGAATGGACCGAGTACGTGTTGGCGTTGGCGCCGACCGCGGAGATTCCCGCGCGCATGACCGATGGTCCGGACGGCGCGGAACCGACGTTCGCGCGCTGGGGCGACGGCATGGACGACGCCGTCGACATCGCGGTCCGCGACACGCGCCGTGCGGTCTTCCCGCTGCACGGGCTCGATCCCGACGATCCGAGGGACTGA
- a CDS encoding sulfurtransferase yields the protein MRPVISTSELADLLNSEHPPTVLDVRWRLGGPSGRESYHEAHVPGAVFLDIDGDLAGEPGPEGRHPLPDSEALQRTLRAAGVSGSRLVVAYDDADGSVAARAWWLLRWAGHDRVAVLDGGFAAWRSEGRPVSRETPRPAPGDVVVRPGALPVLDADGAAELARNGVLLDARAPERYRGEVEPVDPRAGHVPGAVNAPFSAHVDDAGRWRPPEELARHFAALGVRADTPVGAYCGSGVTACSVLLALELAGLAGPERPAALYAGSWSNWVADPTRPAATGSEPG from the coding sequence ATGCGACCCGTCATCTCGACTTCCGAACTCGCGGACCTGCTGAACTCGGAGCACCCGCCGACCGTGCTCGACGTGCGTTGGCGTCTCGGTGGCCCCTCCGGTCGAGAGTCCTACCACGAAGCTCACGTGCCCGGCGCGGTGTTTCTCGACATCGACGGTGACCTGGCGGGCGAGCCGGGGCCCGAGGGCCGGCATCCCCTTCCCGATTCCGAGGCGTTGCAACGGACTTTGCGTGCCGCCGGAGTCAGTGGGTCACGGCTCGTGGTCGCCTACGACGACGCCGACGGTTCGGTGGCCGCGAGGGCGTGGTGGCTGCTCCGTTGGGCGGGCCACGACCGGGTCGCGGTACTCGACGGTGGGTTCGCCGCCTGGCGGTCGGAAGGGCGTCCGGTCAGTCGCGAGACGCCGCGGCCGGCACCGGGGGACGTCGTGGTTCGGCCCGGCGCACTGCCCGTGCTCGACGCGGACGGCGCCGCGGAACTGGCCCGGAACGGTGTGTTGCTCGACGCGCGTGCCCCGGAGCGGTACCGGGGTGAGGTGGAGCCGGTCGACCCGCGAGCGGGGCACGTTCCGGGCGCGGTCAACGCGCCTTTTTCCGCGCACGTGGACGACGCCGGGCGGTGGCGGCCGCCGGAGGAACTGGCCCGGCACTTCGCCGCGCTCGGCGTGAGGGCGGACACCCCGGTGGGCGCGTACTGCGGCTCGGGCGTCACCGCGTGTTCGGTGCTGTTGGCGCTCGAACTGGCGGGGCTCGCCGGGCCCGAGCGGCCCGCGGCGCTCTACGCCGGATCGTGGTCGAACTGGGTGGCCGACCCGACGCGGCCGGCCGCGACCGGCTCCGAGCCCGGCTGA
- a CDS encoding metal-dependent transcriptional regulator → MNDLIDTTEMYLRTIYELEEEGVVPLRARIAERLHQSGPTVSQTVARMERDGLVVVADDRHLQLTDHGRELAVAVMRKHRLAERLLVDVIGLEWEHVHNEACRWEHVMSEAVERKLIKLLNHPTTSPYGNPIPGLDKLDAASEPAPPAEADLVRLADVAKAGGGKVEIRRIAEHVQLDENLMSELRSVGVVPGRTVTVGALVNGASTVEVSDDTTTAQIPTSALHAVLAQAR, encoded by the coding sequence GTGAACGATCTCATCGATACCACCGAGATGTACTTGCGCACCATCTACGAGCTCGAAGAGGAGGGGGTCGTCCCGCTGCGCGCTCGCATCGCGGAGCGGTTGCACCAGAGCGGACCCACCGTGAGCCAGACCGTGGCGCGCATGGAACGCGACGGCCTCGTGGTCGTCGCCGACGACCGGCACCTTCAGCTCACCGACCACGGACGGGAACTGGCGGTCGCGGTCATGCGGAAACACCGGCTCGCCGAACGACTGCTCGTCGACGTCATCGGGCTGGAATGGGAGCACGTGCACAACGAGGCATGCCGCTGGGAGCACGTCATGAGCGAGGCGGTGGAGCGCAAGCTCATCAAGCTGCTCAACCACCCCACCACCTCGCCGTACGGCAATCCGATCCCCGGCCTCGACAAGCTCGACGCCGCCAGCGAACCGGCTCCCCCCGCCGAGGCCGATCTGGTGCGACTGGCCGATGTGGCGAAGGCCGGCGGCGGCAAGGTCGAGATCCGCCGGATCGCCGAGCACGTCCAACTCGACGAGAACCTGATGAGCGAGCTTCGTTCAGTCGGCGTCGTTCCGGGCCGGACCGTCACCGTGGGCGCGCTCGTCAACGGGGCCTCCACCGTCGAGGTGTCCGACGACACCACCACGGCGCAGATCCCGACCTCAGCGCTGCACGCGGTGCTCGCGCAAGCACGATGA
- the galE gene encoding UDP-glucose 4-epimerase GalE, with translation MPTDTTTSSSPMKLVVTGGAGYIGSVCTARLLEAGHEVTVVDDLSTGHADAVPEGARFIQGDAAEVAGTLLAEGFDGVLHFAAKSLVGESMQDPSTYWRGNVLTSLRLLDAMRTHGVPRLVFSSTAATYGEPEVTPIPETAPTDPTNTYGATKLAIDHAITSYARAHGLAAVSLRYFNVAGAYGNYGERHTTETHLIPLILQVATGDRAQVQIYGDDYPTEDGTAIRDYIHVVDLADAHLLALSHAKPGEHAIFNLGNGTGFSVRQVIDACREVTGHEIPAVVAQRRAGDPAVLVAASDKAQEQLGWKPQHTDLSGIVADAWEFTRRRREAR, from the coding sequence ATGCCCACCGACACCACGACGTCGAGCTCGCCTATGAAACTCGTTGTCACGGGCGGCGCAGGCTATATCGGCAGTGTGTGCACGGCTCGGCTACTTGAGGCGGGACACGAGGTGACCGTCGTCGACGACCTGTCCACCGGCCACGCCGACGCGGTGCCCGAGGGAGCGCGGTTCATCCAGGGTGACGCGGCGGAGGTCGCCGGCACCCTGCTGGCCGAAGGCTTCGACGGCGTCCTGCACTTCGCCGCCAAGAGTCTCGTGGGGGAGTCGATGCAGGACCCGAGCACTTACTGGCGTGGCAACGTCCTCACCTCCCTGCGGCTGCTGGACGCGATGCGGACACACGGTGTGCCGCGTCTGGTGTTCTCCTCGACGGCCGCGACCTACGGTGAGCCGGAAGTGACGCCGATTCCGGAGACCGCACCGACTGACCCCACCAACACCTACGGCGCCACCAAGCTCGCCATCGACCACGCCATCACGAGCTACGCCCGAGCTCACGGACTCGCGGCGGTGAGCCTGCGCTACTTCAACGTCGCGGGCGCCTACGGCAACTACGGTGAACGGCACACCACCGAGACCCACCTCATTCCGTTGATCCTTCAGGTCGCCACCGGAGACCGCGCCCAGGTGCAGATCTACGGCGACGACTACCCCACCGAGGACGGCACCGCGATCCGCGACTACATCCACGTGGTCGATCTCGCCGACGCGCATCTGCTCGCGTTGTCCCACGCGAAGCCGGGCGAGCACGCGATCTTCAACCTGGGCAACGGCACCGGTTTCTCGGTGCGTCAGGTGATCGACGCCTGCCGCGAGGTCACCGGTCACGAGATTCCCGCCGTCGTGGCGCAGCGCCGCGCCGGCGACCCCGCCGTGCTCGTGGCCGCCAGCGACAAGGCTCAGGAACAGCTCGGGTGGAAGCCCCAACACACCGACCTCTCCGGCATCGTGGCCGACGCCTGGGAGTTCACCCGGCGTCGTCGGGAGGCCCGGTAG
- a CDS encoding DUF4192 domain-containing protein, whose protein sequence is MTPSSTTGSHITDPAPIDLRDPGELLAATPHLLGFEPSDSVVVIGHRGATGTRIGNVVRADLPSVGEETDLARQLLGPLLHQSVAVTVAIVGGRPEGAVGPPAADVVAAVGEVFESVGLPLLHALWVPKIRAGAPWRCYEDSCCAGHLPDPSSTVMAAVSAHAGLVTHGSRAAMERQLHPVASEVLARRAAMLRRRVRDGLRDDAASLRRGRAAVRTVLARTWRGTPLLSDTEVVELAVALSIPEVRDACLATALPVGGAGAMTAERLWLLLTKHTPAPERAQPATLLAYSAYVRGEGALAGMALDVALKADPGHVLSQLLRQALQHGLPPEKLVGLARSCDGGPIWTPPEDGESPNRSSPTDPTARPTGPPDDAG, encoded by the coding sequence ATGACACCTTCTTCCACGACGGGTTCCCACATCACCGACCCCGCTCCGATCGACCTGCGCGACCCCGGCGAACTCCTCGCCGCCACTCCTCACCTGTTGGGCTTCGAACCGAGTGATTCCGTGGTCGTGATCGGTCATCGCGGTGCCACCGGTACCCGGATCGGCAACGTCGTCAGAGCCGATCTGCCTTCGGTCGGAGAGGAAACCGACCTGGCGCGGCAACTCCTCGGGCCGTTGCTCCACCAGTCGGTCGCCGTCACCGTGGCCATCGTCGGTGGGCGTCCGGAGGGTGCGGTGGGGCCGCCCGCCGCCGACGTCGTCGCGGCCGTGGGTGAGGTCTTCGAGTCGGTGGGGCTGCCCCTGCTGCACGCACTGTGGGTTCCGAAGATCCGGGCCGGTGCTCCGTGGCGGTGCTACGAGGACTCCTGTTGTGCGGGGCATCTGCCCGATCCGAGCAGTACGGTGATGGCCGCCGTGAGCGCGCATGCCGGTCTCGTCACCCACGGCAGCCGGGCCGCCATGGAACGGCAGCTCCATCCCGTGGCGTCCGAGGTCCTCGCCCGTAGGGCGGCGATGCTCAGGCGTCGTGTGCGAGACGGTCTTCGCGACGACGCGGCATCACTGCGTCGAGGCCGGGCGGCTGTCCGCACCGTGTTGGCGCGGACCTGGAGGGGGACACCGCTTTTGTCGGACACCGAGGTGGTCGAACTCGCCGTCGCGCTGTCGATCCCGGAGGTCCGTGATGCCTGCTTGGCCACGGCGTTGCCGGTCGGCGGCGCCGGGGCGATGACGGCCGAGCGGCTTTGGCTCCTGCTGACGAAACACACGCCCGCGCCGGAGCGCGCCCAGCCGGCGACCTTGCTGGCGTACTCCGCGTACGTACGCGGAGAGGGCGCGCTCGCGGGGATGGCGTTGGACGTGGCCCTGAAGGCCGATCCGGGCCACGTGTTGTCACAGTTGCTCAGGCAGGCGCTTCAGCACGGACTGCCGCCGGAGAAACTCGTCGGGCTCGCGCGGTCGTGCGACGGCGGGCCGATCTGGACGCCTCCCGAGGACGGCGAGTCGCCGAACCGGTCCTCACCGACCGACCCGACGGCCCGACCTACCGGGCCTCCCGACGACGCCGGGTGA
- a CDS encoding Xaa-Pro dipeptidyl-peptidase, translated as MILAAAVVSLPLVAVTATADEVQQPVFVDGQAQPVYDPIDVVREDVWVEAGVDSDHDGVEDVVHVQVVRPRATDDGLRVPVVYQASPYYAGGNPVANHDVDRELYVPGKPFAEITWQYQDYFLARGFAVVYAESLGTGRSTGCPTTGGENETRGATAVIDWLNGRAEARTADGTEVSADWTTGRTAMMGVSYNGTLPNAVATTGVEGLETIVPIAAISNWYDYYRENGAVVAPGGYQGEDADVLAEYVYTRTDREICRPVIDQLRERQDRLTGDYSEFWDERNYLNDVHRVKASVLAVHGLSDWNVTVSQVAEWWDALAEHGVERAIWLHQSGHTDPYSLRKEEWLTMLNRWFSHYLYDIDNGVEHEPRATIQREDGSWMREADWPAPGTEDATLRLSPGGDERGELGLDRLRGKPVVEWLTDDAGKTVEDLVDASVSEHRLSYATGAATMPVRLSGTPSVRLRLEFDRPAANVTAVLVDRAPDGSSHIITRGWADPQNRHGLSRTKALRPGVPYWLSFELQPQDYVLAEGHRLEFVLLSSDHDFTLRPAPGTGIGLDVGRSMVTVPVVGGEKSLRGAFLRG; from the coding sequence ATGATCCTGGCCGCCGCGGTCGTGTCATTGCCGCTCGTCGCCGTGACCGCGACGGCCGACGAGGTGCAGCAACCGGTGTTCGTCGACGGACAGGCCCAGCCGGTCTACGACCCGATCGACGTCGTGCGGGAGGACGTCTGGGTCGAGGCGGGGGTGGACAGCGACCACGACGGTGTCGAGGACGTGGTGCACGTCCAGGTCGTGCGTCCCCGCGCCACGGACGACGGTCTTCGGGTCCCGGTGGTGTACCAGGCCAGCCCCTACTACGCGGGCGGCAACCCGGTCGCCAACCATGACGTGGACCGCGAGCTGTACGTTCCGGGCAAGCCCTTCGCCGAGATCACCTGGCAGTACCAGGACTACTTCCTCGCCCGCGGCTTCGCCGTCGTGTATGCCGAGTCGCTCGGCACCGGGCGGTCCACGGGATGCCCGACCACAGGTGGGGAGAACGAGACTCGCGGGGCGACCGCGGTCATCGACTGGCTGAACGGTCGGGCCGAGGCCAGGACCGCCGACGGCACCGAGGTGAGCGCCGACTGGACCACGGGGCGGACCGCCATGATGGGCGTGTCGTACAACGGCACCCTGCCCAACGCGGTCGCCACCACTGGTGTCGAGGGCCTCGAGACGATCGTCCCGATCGCGGCGATCTCGAATTGGTACGACTACTACCGCGAGAACGGTGCCGTCGTGGCGCCGGGCGGATACCAGGGCGAGGACGCCGACGTGCTCGCCGAGTACGTCTACACGCGTACCGACCGGGAGATCTGTCGCCCGGTGATCGACCAGTTGCGGGAGCGACAGGATCGGCTCACCGGCGACTACAGCGAATTCTGGGACGAGCGCAACTACCTCAACGACGTCCACCGGGTGAAGGCATCCGTGCTGGCGGTGCACGGTCTGTCCGACTGGAACGTCACGGTCAGCCAGGTCGCCGAGTGGTGGGACGCGCTGGCCGAACACGGCGTCGAACGCGCGATCTGGCTGCACCAGTCGGGCCACACCGATCCGTACTCGCTGCGCAAGGAGGAGTGGCTCACCATGCTGAACCGCTGGTTCAGCCACTACCTCTACGACATCGACAACGGTGTCGAGCACGAACCGAGGGCCACCATCCAGCGGGAGGACGGCTCGTGGATGCGAGAGGCCGACTGGCCCGCACCGGGCACCGAGGACGCCACGCTGCGGCTGAGTCCGGGCGGGGATGAGCGCGGTGAACTCGGCCTCGATCGGCTCCGGGGCAAGCCGGTGGTGGAGTGGCTCACCGACGACGCCGGGAAGACGGTCGAGGACCTGGTGGACGCGTCGGTGTCGGAACACAGGTTGTCCTACGCCACGGGGGCCGCGACGATGCCAGTCAGGTTGAGCGGCACACCGTCCGTGCGGCTGCGGTTGGAGTTCGACCGTCCCGCCGCCAACGTCACCGCCGTGCTCGTGGACCGGGCGCCGGACGGCAGCTCGCACATCATCACCCGAGGCTGGGCCGACCCGCAGAACCGGCACGGGCTGTCCCGGACGAAGGCACTGCGTCCGGGAGTGCCGTACTGGCTGTCCTTCGAGCTGCAACCGCAGGACTACGTCCTGGCCGAGGGACACCGGCTGGAATTCGTGCTGTTGTCGAGCGACCACGACTTCACCCTGCGCCCGGCACCGGGGACGGGGATCGGACTCGACGTGGGCCGATCGATGGTGACCGTGCCCGTGGTGGGAGGAGAGAAGTCACTGCGAGGAGCGTTCCTACGCGGGTGA